In Nocardioides sp. JS614, the sequence CTCCGGGCGTTCGCGACCGTCGTCCGCCTCGGGTCGGTCAAGGCCGCGGCCGCCGAGCTCGAGGTGTCGGAGGCGGCGGTGTCCCTGCACGTCGGGCAGCTGCGCAAGGAGCTCGGCGACCAGCTCTTCAACCGGACCGCGTCGGGCCTCGCGTTCACGCCCGGCGGGCTGCGGCTGGCCAGTCGCGCGGTGGAGCTGCTCGGCCTCCAGGACCGCACCGTGCTCGAGGTGCGGGAGGCCGGCGTCGGCCGCCGGATGCTGAGGCTCGGCACCACCTCGCTGTTCGCGGAGTACGCCGCCCCTGGGCTGATCGGCCTGTTCGCCGACCGCGCCCGCGACCTCGACGTCGAGCTCAGCGTCCATCGGGCGCGGGACTTCGAGCAGCTGCTGCTGACCCGCACGGTCGACGCGGTCGTCGGCCCGCGCCCGGCCACCGGCGACCCGGCGCTGATCAGCAAGCTCTTCCTCAACTACCAGGTCCTGGCCGTGGTCGGTCCCGAGCACCCCGTCACCCGCGGTCAGCCCGGCATCGCGATGCTCCGCGACCAGACCTGGCTGCTCGGACCCTCGGCCGCCGACGACGCCGGAGTGATCCCCGGACTGCTGCAGAGGATCGGCGTACCCGAGGAGCGGCAGCAGATCTTCCAGTCCCACGCCGCCGCGCTCGAGGAGGCCAAGCGCGGCCGCGGCATCACGCTCGCCGTGGCGTTCGCCGTCGCCCAGGACCTCGCCACCGGCGCCCTGGTCCGCGTCCCCGGTCGCCCGGTACAGGGCCAGGGCTCGTGGAACATCTCGATCCTCGGCGGCGAGCGGGCCACGCCGGCTGCGGAGGAGATGGCGCGCTTCGTCACGACCCCCCGGGCCACCCAGGCGATGCTCCGCGGCCG encodes:
- a CDS encoding LysR family transcriptional regulator, whose protein sequence is MTPTQLRAFATVVRLGSVKAAAAELEVSEAAVSLHVGQLRKELGDQLFNRTASGLAFTPGGLRLASRAVELLGLQDRTVLEVREAGVGRRMLRLGTTSLFAEYAAPGLIGLFADRARDLDVELSVHRARDFEQLLLTRTVDAVVGPRPATGDPALISKLFLNYQVLAVVGPEHPVTRGQPGIAMLRDQTWLLGPSAADDAGVIPGLLQRIGVPEERQQIFQSHAAALEEAKRGRGITLAVAFAVAQDLATGALVRVPGRPVQGQGSWNISILGGERATPAAEEMARFVTTPRATQAMLRGRGVTHGRFKPAVHVTLWS